The proteins below are encoded in one region of Merismopedia glauca CCAP 1448/3:
- a CDS encoding ATP-grasp domain-containing protein yields the protein MNNKRITILIPDECENALSYYTARSLKAAKDEFKIYILTSSTRNSTNSSWLNFYKNSWYIDNLFFSEKTFGSIDYLADCLKTIKDNNIDLIFAASELGFTFVSQFRNQLLELCRLIALPSQTALHTAFNKFDFSIFLDTHGLPAPKTALLKDFKTEQFNFPILLKPIYGSGGKNIKKINNSSELKLNTEIESNILNNSYIIQEYINGFDIDCNVLCQKGKILTQTIQIPLGAAQNFSPKVDKLQFVHDPIVLDLVQRMMGKFEWSGVAHLDLRYSDQTGQLYVIEINPRFWQSLLGSLVAGVNFPYYLYLLSTGSEVELVDYQDKYYAKISRFVKDLLHGSLDCRLNDTNLKYLLTDPLATLFYGIETFLKRK from the coding sequence TCTTATTACACCGCAAGATCTTTAAAAGCAGCTAAAGACGAGTTTAAGATTTATATATTGACATCTTCAACTCGAAACTCAACCAATAGTTCTTGGTTAAATTTTTATAAAAACTCATGGTATATTGACAATCTATTTTTCTCGGAAAAAACATTTGGATCTATTGATTACTTAGCAGATTGTCTGAAAACTATCAAAGATAATAATATTGACCTTATTTTTGCAGCCTCAGAGCTTGGCTTTACATTCGTCTCTCAATTTCGTAATCAGCTTTTAGAACTTTGTCGCCTCATAGCTTTACCTAGCCAGACAGCCTTACATACAGCATTTAATAAGTTTGATTTCAGCATTTTTCTAGATACACATGGCCTTCCAGCGCCAAAAACAGCATTACTAAAAGACTTCAAAACCGAGCAATTCAATTTTCCAATTTTGCTCAAGCCAATTTATGGAAGTGGAGGCAAGAATATTAAAAAAATTAATAATTCATCAGAACTCAAATTAAATACTGAGATTGAATCAAATATCCTGAATAATAGTTACATTATTCAGGAATACATAAATGGTTTCGATATCGATTGTAATGTGCTGTGCCAAAAAGGAAAGATTTTAACTCAAACGATACAAATACCTTTAGGAGCAGCACAAAATTTTTCTCCAAAAGTTGACAAGCTACAGTTCGTTCACGATCCTATCGTGCTCGACTTGGTACAAAGAATGATGGGTAAGTTTGAATGGAGTGGGGTTGCACATCTCGATCTTCGATACTCAGATCAAACCGGTCAACTTTATGTCATAGAAATTAATCCAAGATTTTGGCAGTCTTTGCTCGGCTCTCTGGTTGCTGGCGTTAATTTCCCTTATTATTTGTATTTATTATCAACTGGTTCCGAGGTTGAGTTAGTTGACTATCAGGATAAGTACTACGCAAAAATTTCCAGATTTGTCAAAGACTTATTACATGGCTCGCTCGATTGTAGATTGAACGATACCAATCTTAAATACCTCTTAACAGATCCGCTAGCCACTTTATTCTATGGGATAGAGACTTTTTTAAAGCGAAAATAG